In a single window of the Leisingera daeponensis DSM 23529 genome:
- a CDS encoding DUF2484 family protein, protein MTLSLTLAAVWALAANILAMIPSRDGHWTRAYVLIALGVPLLGYVTWENGPWWGLAVLLAGMSVLRWPVIYLGRYIRRSLRR, encoded by the coding sequence ATGACGTTGTCTTTGACGCTGGCCGCTGTCTGGGCGCTGGCCGCCAATATCCTGGCGATGATCCCCAGCCGTGACGGCCATTGGACCCGGGCCTATGTGCTGATTGCGCTGGGGGTTCCGCTGCTGGGCTATGTGACCTGGGAGAACGGCCCGTGGTGGGGGCTGGCGGTGCTGCTGGCAGGGATGTCGGTGCTGCGCTGGCCGGTCATATACCTGGGCCGCTATATCAGGCGGTCGCTGCGGCGCTGA
- a CDS encoding cell division protein FtsQ/DivIB, which produces MQSLRGRFRRSAEGRADPAPSRLKYRLQRWMLTPGIRFGLRFGVPLCLVLAAGSAYLADEGRRDTLQGLVNQARAAVQERPEFMVKVMAVDGAGTSVAQDIREVVPLDFPVSSFDLDLEQIRDVITGLDPVKSASVRIRPGGILQVDVEERQPALIWRSREGLALLDETGTHVAELGRRNLHPDLPLIAGNGAAQHAAQALRLFAAAKPLGPRLRGLVRIGERRWDLVLDRNQRIMLPADDPVRALERVLAVSEVQDLLERDVAAVDMRLAGRPTVRMSENAVENWWRIRQLNGGGQ; this is translated from the coding sequence ATGCAATCGCTGAGGGGGCGGTTCCGCCGCAGCGCAGAGGGGCGGGCGGACCCGGCGCCGTCGCGGCTGAAGTACCGGCTGCAGCGCTGGATGCTGACGCCGGGCATCCGCTTCGGGCTGCGGTTCGGGGTGCCGCTGTGCCTGGTCCTGGCGGCCGGCAGCGCCTACCTGGCGGATGAGGGGCGCCGCGACACGCTGCAGGGGCTGGTCAATCAGGCCCGCGCCGCCGTTCAGGAGCGGCCCGAGTTCATGGTCAAGGTGATGGCGGTGGACGGGGCGGGCACCAGCGTGGCCCAGGATATCCGCGAGGTGGTGCCGCTGGATTTCCCGGTCAGCTCCTTCGATCTGGACCTGGAGCAGATCCGCGATGTGATCACCGGGCTGGATCCGGTGAAATCCGCAAGCGTCAGGATCCGCCCGGGCGGCATCCTGCAGGTGGATGTCGAAGAGCGCCAGCCGGCGCTGATCTGGCGCAGCCGCGAGGGGCTGGCGCTGCTGGATGAAACCGGCACCCATGTCGCTGAGCTGGGCCGCCGCAACCTGCATCCCGATTTGCCGCTGATCGCGGGCAATGGGGCGGCGCAGCACGCGGCGCAGGCGCTGCGGCTTTTTGCGGCGGCAAAGCCCCTGGGGCCGCGGCTGCGCGGCCTGGTGCGTATCGGCGAACGGCGCTGGGACCTGGTGCTGGACCGCAACCAGCGCATTATGCTGCCGGCGGACGATCCGGTGCGCGCCTTGGAGCGGGTGCTGGCGGTGAGTGAGGTACAGGATTTGCTGGAGCGCGACGTGGCAGCGGTGGATATGCGTCTGGCTGGGCGCCCGACCGTCCGCATGTCCGAAAACGCAGTGGAAAACTGGTGGCGCATCCGGCAGTTGAATGGGGGCGGGCAGTAA
- a CDS encoding D-alanine--D-alanine ligase — MSKSSRALPKVAVLMGGPSAEREVSLSSGRECAAALRGEGFEVVEVDAGRDLHARLAEAKPDVVFNALHGRWGEDGCVQGLLEWLGIPYTHSGVLASALAMDKQRSKEVYRSAGLPVVESGLFAKEDVAAGHVMAPPYVVKPNNEGSSVGIYIVHEAANGPPQLSDAMPQQVMVETYAPGRELTTTVVGDRALTVTDILTDGWYDYDAKYKPGGSRHVLPADLPREIHDLCLEYALKAHEALGCRGVSRTDFRWDETRGASGLVLLETNTQPGMTPTSLVPEQAAFCGMSFGQLCAWMVEDASCNR, encoded by the coding sequence GTGAGTAAGTCGAGCAGGGCACTCCCGAAAGTCGCGGTGCTGATGGGCGGACCGTCAGCCGAACGCGAGGTATCGCTGTCCAGCGGCCGTGAATGCGCGGCCGCTTTGCGCGGTGAGGGGTTCGAGGTTGTTGAGGTGGATGCAGGCCGGGACCTGCACGCGCGCCTGGCAGAGGCAAAGCCGGATGTGGTGTTCAACGCGCTGCACGGGCGCTGGGGCGAGGACGGCTGCGTTCAGGGCCTGCTGGAGTGGCTGGGCATCCCCTATACGCATTCCGGGGTGCTGGCCTCGGCACTGGCGATGGACAAGCAGCGTTCCAAGGAAGTGTACCGTTCTGCCGGGCTACCGGTGGTGGAGAGCGGGCTGTTTGCCAAGGAGGACGTCGCGGCCGGCCACGTGATGGCGCCGCCCTATGTGGTGAAGCCCAACAACGAAGGTTCCAGCGTTGGCATCTATATCGTGCATGAGGCCGCCAACGGGCCGCCGCAGCTGTCGGACGCAATGCCGCAGCAGGTGATGGTCGAGACCTATGCGCCGGGGCGCGAGCTGACCACCACCGTGGTCGGGGACCGGGCGCTGACGGTGACCGATATCCTGACCGACGGCTGGTATGACTATGACGCCAAGTACAAACCGGGCGGCTCGCGCCATGTGCTGCCTGCGGACCTGCCGCGGGAAATCCACGACCTGTGCCTGGAATACGCGCTGAAGGCGCATGAGGCTTTGGGCTGCCGCGGTGTCAGCCGCACCGATTTTCGCTGGGATGAGACCCGCGGCGCCAGCGGCCTGGTGCTCTTGGAGACCAACACCCAGCCCGGCATGACGCCGACCTCGCTGGTGCCGGAGCAGGCGGCTTTCTGCGGCATGAGCTTCGGCCAGCTTTGCGCCTGGATGGTGGAGGATGCCTCATGCAATCGCTGA
- the ftsW gene encoding putative lipid II flippase FtsW, producing the protein MTEMVYGAVPVRAGEPILPKWWRTLDKWTMSCILMLFVLGMLLGLAASVPLAERNGFGNFHYVQRQAVFGLTALAAMLVTSVMSPVLVRRLAVVGFAVAFVALAFLPIFGTDFGKGAVRWYSLGFASLQPSEFLKPGFIVVAAWMIAASQQINGPPGTLMSFALCMMVVMMLVLQPDFGQASLILFGWGVMYFVAGAPMLLLVCMAAVVVMGGIFAYNSSEHFARRIDGFLNPDVDPTTQLGYATNAIREGGLFGVGVGEGQVKWSLPDAHTDFIVAVAAEEYGLVLVAVLIVLYALIVVRSLFRLMRERDTFIRLAGTGLVCIFGVQAMINMGVAVRLLPAKGMTLPFVSYGGSSLIATGIAVGMLLAFTRTRPQGGIADYLNGRGR; encoded by the coding sequence ATGACTGAGATGGTCTATGGCGCGGTTCCTGTGCGGGCAGGCGAGCCTATCCTTCCGAAATGGTGGCGGACGCTGGATAAATGGACGATGTCCTGCATCCTGATGCTGTTCGTGCTTGGCATGCTGCTGGGGCTTGCTGCCTCGGTGCCGCTCGCGGAGCGCAACGGCTTCGGCAATTTCCACTATGTCCAGCGGCAGGCGGTGTTCGGCCTGACGGCGCTGGCGGCGATGCTGGTGACCTCGGTGATGTCGCCGGTGCTGGTGCGGCGGCTGGCGGTGGTCGGCTTTGCCGTGGCCTTTGTCGCGCTGGCGTTTCTGCCGATCTTCGGCACCGATTTCGGCAAAGGCGCGGTGCGCTGGTATTCGCTGGGCTTTGCCTCGCTGCAGCCGTCGGAGTTCCTGAAGCCCGGCTTCATCGTGGTGGCCGCCTGGATGATTGCTGCCAGCCAGCAGATCAACGGCCCGCCGGGCACGCTGATGTCCTTCGCGCTGTGCATGATGGTGGTGATGATGCTGGTTCTGCAGCCGGACTTCGGCCAGGCGAGCCTGATCCTGTTCGGCTGGGGCGTGATGTACTTCGTGGCGGGCGCGCCGATGCTTTTGCTGGTGTGCATGGCCGCGGTGGTCGTGATGGGCGGCATCTTCGCCTATAACAGCTCTGAACACTTTGCCCGCCGGATCGACGGCTTCCTGAATCCGGATGTCGATCCGACCACCCAGCTCGGCTATGCCACCAACGCGATCCGCGAGGGCGGTCTGTTCGGCGTCGGTGTCGGCGAGGGGCAGGTGAAGTGGTCGCTGCCCGATGCGCACACCGATTTCATCGTCGCCGTCGCGGCAGAGGAATACGGGCTGGTTCTGGTGGCGGTGCTGATCGTCCTTTATGCGCTGATCGTGGTGCGCTCGCTGTTCCGGCTGATGCGCGAGCGCGATACGTTCATCCGCCTCGCGGGCACGGGCCTCGTGTGCATCTTCGGCGTGCAGGCGATGATCAACATGGGGGTTGCGGTGCGGCTCTTGCCCGCCAAAGGCATGACCTTGCCGTTTGTCAGCTATGGCGGATCCTCGCTGATTGCCACCGGGATCGCAGTGGGTATGCTGCTGGCCTTTACCCGGACGCGCCCGCAGGGCGGGATTGCCGATTACCTGAACGGCCGCGGCCGCTGA
- the lpxC gene encoding UDP-3-O-acyl-N-acetylglucosamine deacetylase, translating to MQNTLKASVAFEGVGLHSGKPARMTLNPAPAGHGIVFKRTDIALGNTVVPARWDLVERSPLCTRLVNTSGVSVSTVEHIMAALAGCGVHNALIEIDGPEVPIVDGSSAPFVRGIMKYGVQRQGVPATAFEVLKPVTVEKDGARATLLPSDRLTIEFHIDFAEAGIGRQSKVLDMRNGSFARELCDSRTFCRQADVETMQANGLALGGVPGENAVVFDGDRVESGAGLRHSDEPVRHKMLDALGDLALAGGPILGRYVGERAGHALTNTLLRALFAEPGAVRAVACDAAMTARLPGQGLIWSEIPSEQRRVA from the coding sequence GTGCAGAATACGCTCAAGGCATCGGTGGCATTTGAAGGGGTCGGCCTGCATTCCGGCAAGCCCGCCCGCATGACCCTGAACCCGGCTCCGGCAGGGCATGGGATCGTGTTCAAACGCACCGACATTGCATTGGGCAACACCGTGGTTCCGGCGCGCTGGGACCTGGTCGAGCGCAGCCCGCTCTGCACCCGGCTGGTCAACACCTCCGGCGTCAGCGTCTCCACCGTTGAGCATATCATGGCGGCCCTGGCCGGCTGCGGCGTGCATAATGCGCTGATCGAGATCGACGGCCCCGAAGTGCCGATCGTGGATGGCTCCTCGGCGCCGTTTGTGCGCGGCATCATGAAGTATGGCGTGCAGCGCCAGGGCGTGCCGGCCACCGCGTTTGAGGTGCTGAAGCCGGTGACGGTCGAGAAGGACGGCGCCCGCGCCACCCTGCTGCCGTCGGACCGGCTGACCATCGAATTCCACATCGACTTTGCCGAGGCCGGCATCGGCCGCCAGAGCAAGGTTCTGGACATGCGCAACGGCAGCTTTGCGCGCGAGCTGTGCGACAGCCGCACCTTCTGCCGCCAGGCGGATGTTGAAACCATGCAGGCCAACGGTCTGGCCCTGGGCGGTGTTCCGGGCGAGAACGCGGTTGTGTTTGACGGGGACCGTGTCGAGAGCGGCGCGGGCCTGCGCCACTCGGATGAGCCGGTACGCCACAAGATGCTGGACGCCCTGGGCGATCTGGCACTGGCCGGGGGGCCGATCTTGGGGCGCTACGTTGGCGAGCGCGCGGGGCACGCGCTGACCAACACCTTGCTGCGGGCCCTGTTTGCGGAGCCCGGCGCGGTTCGGGCCGTCGCCTGCGATGCGGCGATGACTGCGCGGCTTCCGGGGCAGGGGCTGATCTGGTCGGAAATTCCGTCGGAACAGCGCCGCGTGGCATAA
- the ftsA gene encoding cell division protein FtsA has translation MTDLYQSQRAMRQMRRQAMQRGVVAILDVGSSKIACLVLRFDGTGRLSEDGSIGALAGQSGFRVIGAATTRSRGVQFGEITAMQETERAIRTAVQAAQKMAEVRVDHVIACFSGANPRSYGLDAALDLEGQVVSEHEVAQVLAACEVPEYGAGREVLHAQPVNFALDNRSGLADPRGQMGQTLAVDMHMLTVDAIAVQNLVRCIQRCDLELAGIASSAYVSGFSALVEDEQELGAACIDMGGGSTSISIFMKKHMIYADAVRLGGDHITSDISMGLGVPLSNAERIKTFCGGVHATGADDRDMIDIGGDTGDWEHDRRTVSRAELIGIMRPRVEEILEEVRARLDAAGFEYLSSQQIVLTGGSSQIMGLDGLASRILGQQVRLGRPLRVHGLPQSATGPGFASAVGLCLFAAHPQDEWWDFDMPASRHPAGTLGRAVRWFRDNW, from the coding sequence ATGACAGATCTCTATCAGTCGCAGCGGGCGATGCGGCAGATGCGCCGTCAGGCGATGCAGCGCGGCGTGGTTGCGATTCTGGATGTGGGCAGTTCCAAGATCGCCTGCCTGGTGCTGCGGTTCGACGGGACCGGCCGCCTCAGCGAGGACGGCTCGATCGGTGCGCTGGCCGGACAGTCCGGCTTTAGGGTGATCGGTGCGGCCACCACGCGGTCGCGCGGGGTGCAGTTCGGCGAGATCACCGCCATGCAGGAGACCGAGCGCGCCATCCGCACCGCTGTGCAGGCGGCGCAGAAGATGGCAGAGGTGCGGGTCGACCACGTGATCGCCTGCTTCTCCGGCGCCAATCCGCGTTCTTACGGTCTGGACGCGGCGCTGGACCTTGAAGGCCAGGTGGTCTCGGAACATGAGGTCGCCCAGGTGCTGGCCGCCTGCGAGGTGCCGGAATACGGCGCGGGCCGCGAGGTGCTGCACGCGCAGCCGGTAAACTTCGCGCTGGACAACCGCTCCGGCCTGGCCGATCCGCGCGGCCAGATGGGGCAGACCCTGGCGGTCGACATGCACATGCTGACGGTCGATGCCATCGCGGTGCAGAACCTGGTGCGCTGCATTCAGCGCTGCGACCTGGAACTGGCGGGGATTGCGTCCTCGGCCTATGTCTCCGGCTTCTCGGCGCTGGTCGAGGATGAGCAGGAACTGGGCGCGGCCTGCATCGACATGGGCGGCGGCTCCACCTCGATCTCGATTTTCATGAAGAAGCACATGATCTATGCCGACGCGGTGCGTCTGGGCGGCGATCACATCACCAGCGACATTTCGATGGGTCTTGGGGTGCCGCTGTCCAATGCGGAGCGGATCAAGACCTTTTGCGGCGGCGTCCATGCCACCGGTGCCGACGACCGCGACATGATCGACATCGGCGGCGATACCGGCGACTGGGAGCATGACCGCCGCACCGTCAGCCGGGCGGAGCTGATCGGCATCATGCGCCCCCGCGTCGAGGAGATCCTGGAGGAGGTGCGGGCACGGCTGGATGCGGCCGGGTTCGAATACCTGTCCAGCCAGCAGATCGTGCTGACTGGCGGCTCCAGCCAGATCATGGGGCTGGACGGGCTGGCGAGCCGGATCCTGGGCCAGCAGGTGCGCCTGGGCCGGCCCCTGCGGGTGCACGGCCTGCCGCAATCGGCAACCGGGCCGGGCTTTGCCTCCGCCGTGGGGCTGTGCCTGTTTGCGGCTCATCCGCAGGACGAGTGGTGGGATTTCGACATGCCCGCCAGCCGCCATCCGGCCGGCACGCTGGGCCGCGCCGTGCGCTGGTTCCGCGACAACTGGTGA
- the murB gene encoding UDP-N-acetylmuramate dehydrogenase, whose product MAARSEIILPAARGRLTRQKLLAELTWLRVGGPADHLFQPADVEDLADFLRQLDPGVQVFPMGVGSNLIVRDGGLRAVVIRLGRGFNSIETEGDTVTAGAAALDAHVAKKAADAGIDLTFLRTIPGSIGGAVRMNAGCYGSYTADVFVSATIVTRQGEIREITADELGFQYRQTDFPEGAVLVSATLRGPKGDPAELHARMEAQLQKRDETQPVKDRSAGSTFRNPAGFSSTGQADDVHDLKAWKVIDNAGMRGARRGAAQMSEKHSNFLINTGGATAADLEGLGEDVRKKVYEDSGIRLEWEIMRIGDPLPE is encoded by the coding sequence ATGGCGGCGCGTTCTGAAATTATACTTCCGGCGGCTCGCGGGCGGCTGACCCGGCAGAAGCTGCTGGCGGAGCTGACCTGGCTGCGGGTGGGCGGACCGGCCGACCACCTGTTCCAGCCTGCGGATGTTGAGGATCTGGCGGACTTTCTGCGCCAGCTTGACCCGGGCGTGCAGGTGTTCCCGATGGGGGTCGGCTCCAACCTGATCGTGCGCGACGGGGGCTTGCGCGCGGTGGTGATCCGGCTGGGCCGCGGCTTCAACAGCATTGAAACTGAAGGTGATACGGTGACCGCGGGGGCGGCGGCGCTGGACGCGCATGTGGCGAAGAAAGCGGCCGATGCGGGTATCGACCTCACCTTCCTGCGCACCATCCCCGGCTCGATCGGCGGCGCGGTGCGCATGAATGCGGGCTGCTACGGCAGCTATACCGCGGATGTGTTCGTGTCGGCCACCATCGTCACCCGCCAGGGCGAGATTCGCGAGATCACCGCTGATGAACTGGGCTTCCAGTACCGGCAGACCGACTTTCCCGAAGGCGCGGTGCTGGTCTCCGCCACGCTGCGCGGCCCCAAGGGCGACCCTGCAGAGCTGCATGCGCGGATGGAGGCGCAGCTTCAGAAGCGGGATGAGACGCAGCCGGTCAAGGACCGCTCGGCCGGGTCCACCTTCCGCAACCCGGCGGGGTTCTCCTCGACCGGGCAGGCGGATGATGTGCATGACCTCAAGGCCTGGAAGGTGATCGACAACGCCGGCATGCGCGGCGCCCGGCGCGGGGCTGCGCAGATGAGCGAGAAGCATTCCAATTTTCTGATCAACACCGGTGGCGCGACTGCCGCAGATCTGGAAGGCCTGGGCGAAGACGTGCGGAAAAAGGTTTACGAGGATTCCGGCATCAGGCTAGAGTGGGAAATCATGCGGATTGGTGATCCGCTTCCCGAATAG
- a CDS encoding UDP-N-acetylglucosamine--N-acetylmuramyl-(pentapeptide) pyrophosphoryl-undecaprenol N-acetylglucosamine transferase — MAQKLLLMAAGGTGGHMFPAQALAEAMLARGWRVKLSTDARGARYTAAFPSAVEISEVSSATFAQGGLLDKALAGPKIAAGVLSMAAQMRRERPDAVIGFGGYPSIPALGAATLLKLPRMIHEQNGVLGRVNQIFAKRVAGVACGTWPTVLPDGVPHEHAGNPVRAAVRERAGAAYIPPGDYPMSLLVMGGSQGARILSDVVPAAVAALPEEIRRHLRVSHQAREEDLARVNAYYAEHGINADVQTFFTDVPARMSEAQLVISRSGASSVADISIIGRPSILIPFAAAAGDHQTANARGLVDADAAVMIPESALDIPVLAEHMGAILSNPRAATQMAAAALDAGVPDATERLAALVEQLAEEG; from the coding sequence ATGGCACAGAAACTGCTTTTGATGGCTGCCGGCGGAACCGGCGGCCATATGTTTCCTGCACAGGCGCTGGCCGAGGCGATGCTGGCGCGCGGCTGGCGGGTGAAACTGTCGACGGATGCGCGCGGCGCGCGCTACACCGCCGCCTTTCCGAGCGCGGTGGAGATTTCCGAGGTGTCTTCTGCCACCTTTGCCCAGGGCGGGCTGCTGGACAAGGCGCTGGCGGGGCCGAAGATCGCGGCCGGCGTGCTGTCGATGGCCGCGCAGATGCGGCGGGAGCGGCCTGATGCGGTGATCGGTTTCGGCGGCTACCCGTCGATCCCGGCGCTGGGGGCGGCGACGCTGCTGAAGCTGCCGCGGATGATCCATGAGCAGAACGGCGTGCTGGGCCGCGTGAACCAGATCTTTGCCAAGCGGGTGGCGGGCGTGGCCTGCGGCACCTGGCCGACCGTTTTGCCCGACGGGGTGCCGCATGAGCACGCGGGCAACCCGGTGCGGGCCGCGGTGAGGGAGCGGGCCGGTGCCGCCTATATCCCGCCGGGGGACTATCCGATGTCGCTCCTGGTGATGGGGGGCAGCCAGGGCGCGCGCATCCTCAGCGATGTGGTTCCCGCTGCAGTGGCGGCGCTGCCGGAGGAGATCCGCAGGCACCTGCGCGTCTCGCATCAGGCGCGGGAAGAAGACCTGGCGCGGGTCAACGCGTATTATGCCGAACATGGCATCAACGCCGACGTGCAGACCTTTTTCACCGACGTGCCCGCCCGCATGTCGGAGGCGCAGCTGGTGATCTCGCGTTCTGGCGCGTCCTCGGTCGCGGATATCTCGATCATCGGGCGGCCCTCGATCCTGATCCCCTTTGCCGCCGCGGCAGGCGATCACCAGACCGCAAACGCCCGCGGGCTGGTTGACGCCGATGCCGCCGTGATGATCCCGGAAAGCGCCCTTGATATCCCGGTGCTGGCGGAGCATATGGGCGCAATTCTGAGTAACCCGCGGGCCGCCACGCAGATGGCGGCGGCCGCACTAGACGCCGGGGTTCCCGATGCCACCGAACGCCTGGCGGCCTTGGTGGAACAACTGGCCGAAGAAGGATAA
- the murC gene encoding UDP-N-acetylmuramate--L-alanine ligase: MNPATKLPGDVGPIHFVGIGGIGMSGIAEVLLNLGYMVQGSDLKSSKITSRLQELGARIFVGQKAENLEEAAVVVISSAIKPGNPELDEARLRGLPVVRRADMLAELMRLKSNVAIAGTHGKTTTTTMMAELMVAGGFDPTIVNGGIIHAYGSNARMGQGEWMVVEADESDGSFNRLPATIAVVTNIDPEHMEHWGDFDRLRDGFLEFVSNIPFYGVAVCCTDHAEVQALVGRISDRRVVTYGFNAQADVRAVNLTYKAGVAHFDVVLQAEDRVIEGCTLPMPGDHNVSNALSAVAVARHLGMNSTEIREALAAFGGVNRRFTKVGEVNGVTIIDDYGHHPVEIAAVLKAARQACEGRVIAVHQPHRYSRLSNLFEDFCACFNEADVVAIAEVFSAGEDPIEGASRDDLVAGLIRHGHRHARALLNEEDLERLVREQARPGDMVVCLGAGTISTWANGLPERLGR; the protein is encoded by the coding sequence ATGAACCCTGCAACCAAACTGCCCGGTGACGTCGGCCCGATCCATTTCGTGGGTATCGGGGGCATCGGCATGTCGGGCATTGCCGAGGTGCTGCTGAACCTTGGTTACATGGTGCAGGGATCGGATCTGAAATCCTCCAAGATCACCAGCCGGCTGCAGGAGCTGGGCGCGCGCATCTTTGTCGGCCAGAAGGCGGAGAACCTGGAGGAAGCCGCGGTTGTGGTGATCTCCTCGGCGATCAAGCCGGGCAACCCGGAGCTGGACGAGGCCCGCCTGCGCGGCCTGCCGGTGGTCCGCCGCGCCGACATGCTGGCGGAGCTGATGCGGCTGAAATCGAACGTCGCCATTGCGGGCACCCACGGCAAGACCACCACCACCACGATGATGGCGGAACTGATGGTGGCCGGCGGCTTTGACCCGACCATCGTCAACGGCGGCATCATTCACGCCTATGGCTCCAACGCGCGGATGGGGCAGGGCGAATGGATGGTGGTCGAGGCGGACGAGAGCGACGGCTCCTTCAACCGGCTGCCCGCAACCATCGCCGTGGTGACCAATATCGACCCGGAGCATATGGAGCATTGGGGCGACTTCGACCGCTTGCGCGACGGGTTTCTGGAGTTTGTCTCCAACATCCCGTTCTATGGCGTCGCGGTCTGCTGCACCGATCATGCCGAGGTGCAGGCGCTGGTGGGCCGGATCTCCGACCGCCGGGTGGTGACCTATGGCTTCAACGCGCAGGCCGATGTGCGCGCTGTCAATCTGACCTACAAGGCAGGCGTGGCGCATTTCGACGTGGTGCTGCAGGCCGAGGACCGGGTGATCGAGGGCTGCACCCTGCCGATGCCGGGAGACCACAATGTCTCCAACGCGCTGTCGGCGGTTGCGGTGGCGCGGCATCTGGGCATGAACAGCACAGAGATCCGCGAGGCGCTGGCGGCCTTTGGCGGCGTGAACCGCCGCTTCACCAAGGTGGGCGAAGTGAACGGTGTCACCATCATCGACGATTACGGCCACCACCCGGTGGAGATCGCCGCAGTGCTGAAGGCGGCGCGCCAGGCCTGCGAGGGCCGGGTGATCGCCGTGCACCAGCCGCACCGCTATTCGCGCCTGTCGAACCTGTTCGAAGATTTCTGCGCCTGCTTCAACGAGGCCGACGTGGTGGCGATTGCTGAGGTGTTCTCTGCCGGTGAAGACCCGATCGAGGGCGCCAGCCGCGACGATCTGGTGGCGGGCCTGATCCGCCACGGCCACCGCCACGCCCGTGCCCTGCTGAACGAGGAAGATCTGGAGCGCCTGGTGCGCGAGCAGGCCCGCCCCGGCGACATGGTGGTCTGCCTCGGTGCGGGCACCATCAGCACCTGGGCCAACGGCCTGCCTGAACGGCTGGGCCGCTGA
- the ftsZ gene encoding cell division protein FtsZ: MTLNLSMPGQEELKPKITVFGVGGAGGNAVNNMIEKELDGVEFVVANTDAQALQQSAAKARIQLGVKVTEGLGAGARPQVGSAAAEESIEQIVDHLAGAHMCFITAGMGGGTGTGAAPIIAQAARELGVLTVGVVTKPFQFEGLKRMRQAEAGVESLQKVVDTLIIIPNQNLFRLANEKTTFTEAFSMADDVLYQGVKGVTDLMVRPGLINLDFADVRAVMDEMGKAMMGTGEGEGEDRAVQAAEKAIANPLLDEISLKGAKGVLINITGSHDLTLFELDEAANRIREEVDPDANIIVGSTLDTGMEGRMRVSVVATGIDATDVNTDMPVPRRPMSAPLRQTVTVEETRAAPLELETPVAAPRAAEPAPAPQAAEAATLEEPSLFEELNVQQAAAQEQSDDIFEEPEQMGDDGLPPPAYRPQVPEFRPQADTASQQPGVFVAPKAPAPGTPSPQALERLQAAAQRVQQPHAQQPRQVAPVAPAPQQQHQQQPEGQRRFGLNSLIHRMTGTAEAPAAKHQPQAVRQQPAMQAPAPSAQPQQVQAQQPDPDQERIEIPAFLRRQAN; this comes from the coding sequence ATGACGTTGAATCTTTCGATGCCCGGGCAGGAAGAGTTGAAGCCGAAGATCACAGTGTTTGGTGTCGGCGGGGCCGGCGGCAACGCTGTCAACAACATGATCGAGAAGGAATTGGACGGCGTTGAATTCGTCGTCGCCAATACCGACGCGCAGGCACTGCAGCAGAGCGCGGCCAAGGCCCGCATCCAGCTGGGTGTGAAAGTGACCGAGGGTCTGGGCGCAGGCGCCCGCCCGCAGGTGGGCTCGGCCGCGGCTGAAGAAAGCATCGAGCAGATCGTCGACCATCTGGCCGGCGCGCATATGTGCTTCATCACCGCGGGCATGGGCGGCGGCACCGGCACCGGCGCGGCGCCGATCATCGCGCAGGCCGCGCGGGAACTGGGCGTTCTGACCGTCGGCGTCGTGACCAAGCCGTTCCAGTTCGAGGGCCTGAAGCGGATGCGCCAGGCCGAGGCCGGCGTCGAGAGCCTGCAGAAGGTGGTCGACACGCTGATCATCATTCCGAACCAGAACCTGTTCCGCCTCGCCAACGAGAAGACCACCTTCACCGAGGCGTTCTCGATGGCGGATGATGTGCTGTACCAGGGCGTCAAGGGCGTGACCGATCTGATGGTGCGCCCGGGCCTGATCAACCTCGACTTTGCCGACGTCCGCGCAGTGATGGACGAGATGGGCAAGGCGATGATGGGCACCGGCGAGGGCGAGGGCGAAGACCGCGCCGTGCAGGCCGCCGAGAAGGCGATCGCCAACCCGCTGCTGGACGAGATCAGCCTCAAGGGCGCCAAGGGCGTGCTGATCAACATCACCGGCAGCCACGACCTGACCCTGTTCGAACTGGACGAGGCGGCCAACCGCATCCGCGAGGAAGTGGACCCAGATGCCAACATCATCGTCGGCTCCACCCTGGACACCGGCATGGAAGGCCGGATGCGGGTCTCCGTCGTGGCCACCGGCATCGACGCCACCGACGTGAACACCGATATGCCGGTGCCGCGCCGCCCGATGTCGGCGCCGCTGCGCCAGACCGTCACCGTCGAGGAAACCCGCGCCGCGCCGCTGGAACTGGAAACCCCGGTTGCAGCGCCGAGGGCCGCGGAGCCTGCGCCTGCGCCGCAAGCCGCAGAGGCCGCCACCCTGGAAGAGCCGTCGCTGTTTGAAGAGCTGAACGTGCAGCAGGCTGCTGCGCAAGAGCAGTCCGACGACATTTTCGAAGAGCCGGAGCAGATGGGCGACGACGGCCTGCCGCCGCCGGCCTATCGGCCGCAGGTGCCGGAATTCCGCCCGCAGGCGGATACCGCCAGCCAGCAGCCCGGCGTCTTTGTCGCGCCCAAGGCACCCGCTCCGGGCACCCCGTCGCCGCAGGCGCTGGAGCGCTTGCAGGCGGCTGCCCAGCGGGTTCAGCAGCCGCACGCCCAGCAGCCGCGCCAGGTGGCGCCGGTTGCGCCGGCACCGCAGCAGCAGCATCAGCAGCAGCCCGAGGGGCAGCGCCGTTTTGGCCTCAATTCGCTGATCCACCGGATGACCGGAACCGCCGAAGCGCCCGCAGCCAAGCATCAGCCGCAGGCCGTGCGCCAGCAGCCCGCCATGCAGGCACCGGCCCCCTCGGCGCAGCCGCAGCAGGTCCAGGCGCAGCAGCCCGATCCCGACCAGGAACGCATCGAAATCCCCGCTTTCCTGCGCCGCCAGGCAAACTGA